The Glycine soja cultivar W05 chromosome 4, ASM419377v2, whole genome shotgun sequence genomic sequence ATTCAAGTTCGCACTGTATGTGAGAAAGGGTGGTCATGAACTTAAAAGGCTGATTGAGTATTAAGGTCCCGTCATCATGTGGTAGCCACATATATGTAACTAAGTAACACCTGATAGCCATGATCACGAGCAATTTCAATGACACTTTTTCGAGTAATTCCGGAAAGAATAGTTCCATTGGTAGCAGGTGTTGAGATGCATTTGCCCTGTGAAATTGGAAGCAAGTTAGATTGACCAGTTGATACACCTGATTAAAGgggaaaagataaataattggAAGAATACCTTGGCAATAAAAATGTTACAAGAAGAGACCTCCTCCAGATTTTTCTTTGTGGCTGAATCAAGGTATAGCACATCCGAAAATCCTCTTTTCTTGGCTTGAATTTGTGCCATCAAGACCTACACACGTCAAGACAATAAGTAAAATCGAGTACGTTAATCTGCATAGGATTTGAACCCCATCAAAGTCATCCCCGctccttttattttgttatgtgTTTCATAATTAGATTAATTAAGGATAAAACTTATATCTAGTTTCATAGGTGTTTCTAGTGttgtcttttttaattaaaatttgagtttCATCTAGTAAATTTGTATTAACATTAAATGAAAATCTCACAGTGTTGGCCATTGTGGGTCATTTTATAAGTAAAATATCAACGTGAATctcattcaaaataatttactaATACGAGTCTTTTGATCATTGATAGAcccatattaataatttaacggGTAGATTAAAGGAAATCATGACATGTAATATGTTCTTTGAATATGTTGGTTGAACATATAATTTTAACCGgtaaatggtaaaaaaaaataaaaattgagataCCGGTGCATAATTGGAAATGGTTTTAACGTTTCCAGTGCCGCGACTAGAAGCACGGTCAAAGTTCTCCTCCACGTACAAGTTGAGTGGAGCAGAGCCCTCCTGCATTGGAAATGTTGAAGTAATTGTTAGATATAGCTAACTAAGCTAACCAGAACGAGCACAAGAAAGAAATGACCTTGAAATAGTTACGAACAGGGGAAGCAAATATGAGGAATGTGTATTGAGGTGCAGGAGCCAAACCCAAAACTGGACCAGTTCCTAGGAGCAGAGGCCTAAGGTACAAGGATCCTTTGCCCGGTGGAGGAACCTGCATGCTTAGCGGTTACAATCATCAGTCCTACTACacatttattttagaattgaaACTCGAGatgaattaatattaatttatacccAACGCTTATTAGCCAATACAGTTTGCTTCAAAGCATCAACAAAATTATCAATGGAAGGGGATGCCATGCACATTCTTTCGGCTCCAATCTTCATGCGAATGGCATTTTCTTCTGGACGGAAGAGTAGCAAGCCCCCATTTTCTTTTCTGTATGCTTTCGTGCCTTCGAATAATCCCTGTTTTCAGATTTCCATCattgaaacataaaagaaaatagtgTAAAAAGATTTAATATTATCTATCAGTTCATGCAAGAATTAATTGAGTTTGCGTTACATGAATCGTACGATAAGATACGTTTTTTCCTCTCTAAAATTCTAAAAGTTCGTTTTTAGACTCTAATTCTTAAATGTTAACTTTTCGTCTGTTTTGTTTAAATCATTTTTCATCCTTCTGtaaattgttatttaaaatactttgaCGAACAAAGGTAaaacatttcaaatttagagaaataaaaaacaaattaaaagttttagaaGAACTATAAGTGCGAGATTCCTAAGATAATCATGCATggcttaagtttgttttttttttttttcatttgtcagAACGATTTGTTCCAAAAACTGAAGCTATCGTTCTTTTGGATTAATTTCTTGAAGTCTTTAACTGGTATACGTCCATATTCAACAACCATATATGATTTGACACCTTTAAAGTTGaagtaattattttcttaataccAAACCATACCTGACCATAGTTTAGGACCCCAGCTGATGGACTGAGTTCAATGTTCCCATAACGACTGAGCTGTCCTTGTCCAAAATTTTGGCCCTCACAACATTTAGTAATGTACATATAATCAGTGGTCATCAGTCCAAATCCAAGACTGTCCCAGTCCACATCAGCATACTCGTCATCActgctatttaaaaaataaaaacagaatgaAGAGTAATTTAATACACATTAATcccccaaaaaaatatattaacttttgtttgaataaattttgtatatatatttgtaggagaagaaaataaaataattcaagcttctctcaaaaattaaaatcattgtaTGTATTTAACTAACAGAAGCTCGGTTCATTttgtattcttatttttttttttcttttttcttgtatgAGTATATGTGAAGAAGTTATTCTAAACATAAACAAAAGCATAATCATTACTTATGTATTAATATTGTTAGTAGGTACTACTTTACTTTACCTGTGACTCCGAAGAGGGGAGGGCTGAGAAGCAAAGCAATTGTTCGTTCCGATCTGTTGcaatataaatttgtttagatCACAGTCTGAATTAATCTACCAATCAACTCCACGATAATAAGCAGACTCCTCAATCCCTTCcctaattgttttattttcttatttgggTGGTGGTGAGTGGAAGTTCggtaattaattgttttttaaaagaatatagaacaataatattttctttttaacacgagtgtgtattttataaataaaaaataaaaaaaaattatttaattaaaagggttataataaattttaataattataatttattgcgTGTGTGAACGcacacatatataatttttaatagttagATTTATAAGTGATGATTTGTCTAAGAGTGTCATGAGTtggattaatttaaatttaggaTAAATTTGGATGTAAAGCGaccatatttaattaaaattggatctagAATGACCAGTCTGATTGAGGAGCATTATTaagtataaaatatcaatatatatagtctaaaatatctttatttaatgTAAGATGCATATAAATGTAACATATGATTTATTGAAGtgaattttaaataagatataaGTGATTAAGAGTATTTCTTATTAATATCAAATCTAGTTGTTTTAAATAACGTACTATCGGCATAGTAATAAAGGTTAGGTATACATAAGGACTTAAGTTCCATCTTTATTATTGCTattatacacacacaaaaatctaatgtgggtaaattttaaataaatataattaataagacttaaaatttataagaacatCACtcgttaaagaaaaaaaacactaaaacatttttaaaaaaatagaatggaAGAAGTAAGATAGAAGTAACAACAGAAACGtctaattaaaaaacacaaaacaattaataaagcgagaaaagaaaaaacactcgAAACGTCTTCCCAACAGATGAGGATAAGGGTGGTGGAAGCATCGTCATCCCCATGCCAAGTGAGGGAGCCTACCAGGATTAACAAGATTATCTGCATTCTGATTTGTCGATGATAATAAATTTCTCATTTGATTTTGTTCTATTGATTAGGTGCTCCACAGAAATAAAAAGGAATTCTTGAATTGAACGTATTCAAATACTTATTTCAGTTCAATAATAAAGAGATAatgacttattttaaatttcttacacAAAATTTACCCACTACTTTGATGCCTAAGTTTGccttttccaaaaaaaacttttaagataacaattattataaaagtaaaaaaaaaaaaacttaacataTCTAATAATTCATAACTAGAcgataatacaaaaaaatacaatatcagTACATATATTATTCTCTTTAATAGTTAAATGACCAATGATAAAAGTTAACTACTAGTATTAGTCATAGGAtcagtaaaaatatttatattttaattttgaccatttaatctaatttaataataatttatttttgggaCTAAATAGAGTTTTTATTTGATAAGGTTCAATCCAAATGTAAGATAAGGACAAATCTGTAAGTAGAGTTCAAAACGACAACAAGGTTCTGGTTCCACTTTAATTCAAGAAGCATGGGTATGCAGTCCTGTCTATCCTCCGGAATTCGTACACTTGTGCCCATATGCGCCTTACCAACCCATATTTATAAGACTTCTATCGTGTTTGGAAAAAAAACATCACATGCGTGTTTGGAAACACGTGGTATACTGACATAGTGACGTTATTAAGTGTATGCTTGAaagagtagaaaaaaaaattaatttaaaataaatttgattttaattataattaattttaaaatgatgtaattatatttagattattttttattaaaattgattttaaagtaaaatttaatatatatatatatatatatatatatatccaacgTTGAAATTACTCAAAATGTgtgtttggataatttttagcaaaattaatttttaatgaaattgattttaaaataatataattttatatttagatgttttattataaaatcaacttACTAGTATAATTTACTATACAATTTTAGATCCACACAagagttaaattaaaattgtttcaacTTATGATGAAGCTttaatttataatcaattttaaattattttctaaattaaaatcaaacatataaaaatatattcaaaataagaacTTAAAATCAATTCTCTACTAACAAACTAAACACACATAAAGTTAATTAAgctgataataaattttagagttataatcaaatataaaatcttatttaacataaaatcaaacattatcaaaaaaaattatttaaaatcgatcaattatgaatttataatcaattttataacataaaaacaaagagaGGCATGTCACTAAAATCACGTTCAGCAAGCACAAGTTACTTGGATTGACTCAACGTGATGCGGAATCAATCGTGTCTTCTTGCATTTATTTCACTACTCGACACAGAAGCTATTGAATGcttcttatatttaaatttagaatGAGATTTTGAGTCACTATTATGGAATATGGACTGTAGTGGATTTGAGTTTGAATATAAGCCACCAAGGGACAGTGGTTTAAAtctaatgcataaaaaaaagttgtattgtttttatttattattaatttaggtGATAATTTTGACTTTGATAATGTGTATTAAgcatatattttatgttatcttaaaattaaataccAATAAgtgtattttaagaaataaaagtataaaatagttataaaaaataattatttattatattaaaaatatattttttataatatattaaaatatatttaatgcttactttttaaataattaaaaacatttatgaaGATCTGCATATTTATTAGTCAATGTCTTAAAATCACTTATTAGCATGGTTTTAAAACAATTCCTTGGTCAACATAATGAATAATGCTGGTtttgaatcttataaataaattattgttataattatctcaataaattatattcttaataactattttaattattattttgaagcaTTGTGAGCTGAAAATAATGCGAAATTATTTCAGTCGTTTTGACCTCTTCTTAAACTTAATTATTgtcattaaaaatatgaaagatagaaatgaaatgaaaaagatatactgtattattcaataaataaaaataagaaatataaatataaaaatttatctcCACTAATGTagataaatgaaagaaaatacaaaaaatatatatattaaaaaaactaaattttgctCCGAAGTTTCTAAACTTTTATCCGGTATTCTTTTagcataaatttattatttttatttttatgctataacaaataaaaaattatttaatttttaaaattttgaaagaaaaataaaaataaaataccgcCTACCGTTCTGGTATTTTgggattaaaaatgtttttttgtggGACCACCCATTATTAATTCACTCTTCGTATTTTCTTCAACACATCCAAATAAGAAGGAAAgtactctgttttttttttttttttccacttctctcttctttagttttgtttttcttagttCAACACATCCAagcaaactataaaaaaagttaaaataaaaatcaattttatattaatcatgGTTGGATACATTATTAGttatttactttaaataatCCTGAATATTGAGAagatagtttatatatattgataatgcAAAAAAGTTACATTATAATACAATCACAAATCATTATACaggacagtttttttttttaaatttttaattaactagAGTAATAGtactaattattattacaaGTTAATTTGTCATCGTTAAAAAACAAACGTGCCCATGCAACAGACAAGGAACAGCGGAAAACAGAGATAAGAATGTAACGTATTTCAATTTTCAGccttaaatgataaatatgGATAAAAGAGAAAGCGTAAAAAAATAAGACATGGATCACCTTGGACGAAGCAGAATTAGAACCAGCCCGAAGAAGCAATTTCCTTAAACTGGGAAAGTACACAATTCTTTGAATCATTGTGCCCTATCCTTCTGGTAGGAGAAGCCCAACTTTAAAACGCAGTGGTGGTGGTGAGGTGTATGTGTCGGAAACAGGTATGAATGCGAGAGCATGCACACCAAATAATGGAGAGAAACTAAGAAAGTGATATGCACTATATATAGGAGTAAAGGGTAAAGCCAGCTCTACAATCTGAATAGCCATTTATACAACCTCGAGTGTTttgctcattttttatttttttttggaacatTGCATATgtaaaacattattttcaattttatattaaggTTAGGGGCCACTTAAATACTTTTCCTAAAACAGGACTAACGTATTAATATCTTTTAACTATTAATAGTCCCTTATATATCAATGTAAACTATTCATATTAAGAAAGTGAATTGAATTTTGAGTGAATCCTTTTCTAATATAATTGAAGTAAGGATAAAGAAAAGTTTACCATCCAATTCGCTTGCAGGTTAGATACTAAGATGTAAAAGTAAAACGATGAATACTAGAAGGCCAGCACTGATAGAGGTGGCAGTACCTATCCAAAGTCGATCACTCGATCCATATCCTCTTTTAGCCGTTAGTGGAAGTTAATAATgcacaaatataaatatctgAATATAAACatctttttatcaattttaattttttattgtcattttatattattattttaattgaatatatgaaacaaaatttattactaCGGATTAAAACAAACACTTTACCCCAAAAAAAATACCTATCCTGCTCCGTCAAACTCTCTAACGATGTAGTGAGGTACTCAGCTACCAGCGTAAATGTTAGATCATAAGTTAACGGACAAAAAATATTAgaccttaatttattttactatatcATTGAATATGATTGAATTAATAATTCATTAATATCAATTAATCTGGACCAAGTTTGATCTATGCGCAGGCCCAATTAAAATGAAGCAAAAAATATGAGAAGACAAGAAAAGAGAAACGCATGCTCAGCCCGACTTGTAGGTTCTAGCGGCGCAAGAAATGGGCTCTGATCCCAATCACGTGTTTCACAAAGAAAATAAGGCAAATAAATGgttatacaaaaaattaaaaaaagaataagaaaatgaaataagcaGGGATGATGATGTTGTAGGGACTGGAGTTCAGTTTTTGTGTGGGCTTGATTGGATCGTGGCTCACTCAAGCGTctctgttttgttttgttttctttttcttttttcatttttatgtctCTGTattcgtgtgtgtgtgtgtgagagagagagcaaATTTGAGATTGAAATTACAAGTACATGTATACACACAAGGATTAAAATAACGAGAGTTGTGTGTTCCAAGAATTCTTTACCATATTGTGGCTTTAATTTTCTGATATTTTTTCAGAGTCCCCAACCTTATTTAATtcaatgatatttatttataggcTCAAAAAGTGCCCAGGGTTAAATACGGTAAATTGGAGAAACGATTGGACAATTTTTCAGGATTTATTTTGGAAATTGAGTGAAGTTTGCAGGTAAATTAATGGGTGAAACTGAAAAAGTGTACGCTGCAGCAAGGAGTCGGTGAGAGCTGGCCTTTGTACCAGAAAAAAaactgttattaattttttttgttacaataataaaaattaaacttaataccTTACGCAATTAAGCCTAGTTCATGGATCTGTTCTAAACACATGTGCAACTCGTTTTCTTTATAGTTTGGAAAACAAATTCTTCATCAAGGTGTCGTACGGTACGGAATTACGAATAGACTCCTCACTGAAAAAAGAATGTATATCAAGTTTTAAACGTTCTATTAATTTACAATGTTTTAAGCAAAATCTACAATTCAACTGtccttaaaataataaatattggagATTCTGCACCTAATGTGGGTAGATAATTTACTTGAATGTGGAGGAAACTGCAGGCTTGTTTGGTAGTTTTGGTGTGGAAGTTGTGTTTGCAAACAAGTTGTAAACTTGTAATTCACTAGCGGCTCTTTGTATCACCAACCATGTgaaattatttaagtttaatcaTTTAAATGTCTAGGATTTGAGTTTGAGACATGTAGTTATGTTAAATAGGTGAGAaagaattttattgtttatattaatattattcgatttgaataaaattatttctcgtgaaaaatacttatattttagataaaaataactagttactctttatattttttttagaaattaaataataattctaatttaattttataaaattttagttacATCACCAATCAATGTGTGTTATAAGTTTAATTcaactttataaaaattataaaataagaattacCCTTTACTTATAGACTATTTTGACCATCCTCAATATAAAATCTCCAAAAATCTTTTTCCCAATCTTTTGTTCAATTTGTTGAATGAAAATGTGGTGGGACTCGTGGCCCTAGGCTATTGAGTGCGTGACTAGTGTGGGTGGTAGTGTATGGACAATTTTTTTGGAGACAATCG encodes the following:
- the LOC114408798 gene encoding branched-chain-amino-acid aminotransferase 2, chloroplastic-like isoform X2, producing MIQRIVYFPSLRKLLLRAGSNSASSKIGTNNCFASQPSPLRSHSDDEYADVDWDSLGFGLMTTDYMYITKCCEGQNFGQGQLSRYGNIELSPSAGVLNYGQGLFEGTKAYRKENGGLLLFRPEENAIRMKIGAERMCMASPSIDNFVDALKQTVLANKRWVPPPGKGSLYLRPLLLGTGPVLGLAPAPQYTFLIFASPVRNYFKEGSAPLNLYVEENFDRASSRGTGNVKTISNYAPVLMAQIQAKKRGFSDVLYLDSATKKNLEEVSSCNIFIAKGKCISTPATNGTILSGITRKSVIEIARDHGYQVEERVVNVDELIEADEVFCTGTAVGVAPVGSITYQDKRMEYITGSGTICQELNNTISGIQTGTIEDKKGWIVEVD
- the LOC114408798 gene encoding branched-chain-amino-acid aminotransferase 2, chloroplastic-like isoform X1, which produces MIQRIVYFPSLRKLLLRAGSNSASSKIGTNNCFASQPSPLRSHSSDDEYADVDWDSLGFGLMTTDYMYITKCCEGQNFGQGQLSRYGNIELSPSAGVLNYGQGLFEGTKAYRKENGGLLLFRPEENAIRMKIGAERMCMASPSIDNFVDALKQTVLANKRWVPPPGKGSLYLRPLLLGTGPVLGLAPAPQYTFLIFASPVRNYFKEGSAPLNLYVEENFDRASSRGTGNVKTISNYAPVLMAQIQAKKRGFSDVLYLDSATKKNLEEVSSCNIFIAKGKCISTPATNGTILSGITRKSVIEIARDHGYQVEERVVNVDELIEADEVFCTGTAVGVAPVGSITYQDKRMEYITGSGTICQELNNTISGIQTGTIEDKKGWIVEVD